A genomic segment from Drosophila willistoni isolate 14030-0811.24 chromosome 2L unlocalized genomic scaffold, UCI_dwil_1.1 Seg168, whole genome shotgun sequence encodes:
- the LOC6652321 gene encoding anaphase-promoting complex subunit 13 yields the protein MDSQAPIDDLLLDIVDNAWRTEVLPFDQILVPIEKLPDPEADGGDSHLTLSEQEQKWTDLALGSLAPDAALIDQLNITTI from the exons ATGGATAGCCAG GCACCCATCGACGATCTACTCTTGGACATTGTAGACAATGCTTGGCGCACTGAAGTGTTGCCTTTCGATCAGATATTAGTACCAATTGAAAAATTGCCCGATCCAGAGGCCGATGGTGGTGATTCACATTTAACTCTTAGCGAACAG GAACAAAAGTGGACTGATTTGGCCCTTGGTTCATTGGCGCCCGATGCCGCTTTGATTGACCAACTGAATATAACAACCATCTAA
- the LOC6652320 gene encoding uncharacterized protein LOC6652320 gives MDSDDLSSQIELNITNKNENGQIVLNDLRLLELLHMYPYLFSKQVRPQQDADYDEWGWQQIAKQFNASYENLNLSAPFSVEELQWRWDILRPLLATLSKHFTNIPPELASIMQKISQMLNAQKPHNVKTSLYGGFLLDQLPFVEALSQLQRRRLEVEIVDAILQTELHLKTPVLTSSKDKELVQSEYDAFLKDIRVKELPSDTLHRLATPAGGLFLPANHPSSVNLTNVSTDMATSSKNNIVSNEHTNLVISSVYTATPSPSEFAAPKQPSPLPAAQPSPPPCIIKVEPPDEMDPTPQSIPPAAPTISIKPDQPPVRFVPIKSAKYYVKKVRVLMKRQNLDDFIPLAKIRRRRR, from the exons ATGGATTCAGACGATTTGTCGTctcaaattgaattaaatataACTAACAAAAATGAGAATGGCCAAATAGTGCTCAACGATCTACGGCTTTTAGAGTTATTGCACATGTATCCCTATCTATTCAGCAAGCAAGTTCGTCCGCAACAG GATGCTGACTACGACGAGTGGGGATGGCAACAGATAGCCAAACAGTTTAATGCTAGTTACGAGAATCTAAATTTAAGTGCACCATTTTCCGTGGAGGAATTGCAATGGCGTTGGGATATACTACGGCCTCTATTGGCCACTCTGTCCAAGCACTTTACCAACATACCCCCAGAGCTGGCTAGCATTATGCAGAAAATCAGTCAAATGTTGAATGCCCAAAAACCGCATAATGTAAAAACCTCTCTATACGGGGGTTTTCTTCTTGATCAATTGCCATTTGTGGAGGCTCTTTCCCAGTTACAACGTCGACGTTTGGAAGTCGAGATTGTGGATGCTATATTACAAACTGAATTGCATCTAAAGACCCCAGTGTTAACGAGCAGTAAGGACAAAGAGCTTGTACAGTCCGAGTATGACGCGTTTTTGAAGGACATACGAGTGAAAGAGCTCCCATCAGATACACTGCATCGGTTGGCTACTCCAGCGGGTGGACTGTTTCTGCCAGCGAATCATCCGTCATCGGTCAACTTAACTAATGTTTCGACCGATATGGCAACTAGCAGCAAAAATAATATAGTTAGCAACGAGCACACGAATCTAGTAATAAGCAGCGTTTACACTGCAACCCCATCTCCATCTGAATTTGCTGCCCCCAAGCAACCTTCTCCACTCCCAGCGGCACAGCCGTCCCCACCGCCCTGTATTATTAAAGTTGAGCCTCCAGATGAAATGGATCCCACGCCACAATCCATTCCTCCAGCAGCACCCACTATTAGTATTAAGCCCGATCAACCGCCTGTGCGATTTGTGCCTATCAAGAGCGCCAAATACTATGTCAAGAAAGTGCGAGTTTTGATGAAACGTCAAAATCTGGACGATTTTATCCCTCTTGCcaaaataagaagaagaagaaggtgA
- the LOC6652318 gene encoding myotubularin-related protein 14, which yields MCSLTQQDLHDLLEIFEKKSFEAVAFEEGSPEYAISKKCEYLFKMDYSLIELDNTNGLLSPRYPGRILIPEYEHGHMAKTLIPGNGLFGGGGGSSGTTATATPLNSSAGSNCSNGSDNGAGVGIQAFVTFANPLQKQQTQQQQQQQPQTATTQPQQNTIYEDQYDIQRMRELVTMAKYARCRQRFAVPVIMYRGKYICRSATLSVMPETYANYAYNCLSGGTYAPPNGDENDADSTDESLINHINDQTQFSYDEVIKSDIQLLHTLNVSTIVDLMVENRKIKYFMAVSSSEKADPNKHYKSFNLLSLPYPGCEFFKKFRDNNYMAKNLHYNWKQSFNDANINIPNLGPAADIDIIWPEYREWDLVTITQNYLRATLKYIQEDNSGLLIHCISGWDRTPLFVSLVRLSLWADGLIHQSLNALQMAYLTLAYDWYLFGHQLPDRLKRGEDIMFFCFHVLKFITDEEFSIVEHRKRTKTSSSSGSSVIVIKSDCCDDEPLKEDYILAFDQDSNDSYSNCSNCDMSITDNFYATSVPQSTATPATNNPLTNRSPNPKRSRTSPISVPGSNARQRQESTSSNGSWQVVTDTGSIDSMMNGSYMMRFVSQQHQQQQQQQQQQTSLDGVSGGGVSSNIPICNGSNGYHCSISHHGSGSGSGSGGSGSSNSITHGFANGSSKDIGVGGTSMASKQCINLRKQRLNAVRAIFIQAYGKTIGLKFKEGSSMNLATFIGNLADQLF from the exons ATGTGCAGCCTAACGCAGCAGGATTTACACGATCTATTGgaaattttcgaaaaaaagtcattcgAGGCGGTGGCCTTTGAGGAAGGATCGCCG GAGTACGCCATCTCCAAAAAATGTGAATACCTGTTCAAAATGGACTACAGCCTAATTGAGCTGGATAACACGAACGGGCTGCTCAGTCCACGCTATCCTGGACGCATACTCATACCAGAATACGAGCACGGTCATATGGCTAAGACGTTGATACCGGGTAATGGACTATTTGGCGGGGGAGGAGGATCCTCGGGGACAACAGCCACAGCGACGCCCCTGAACAGCAGTGCTGGAAGTAATTGCAGCAACGGCAGCGATAATGGTGCAGGCGTGGGTATCCAGGCATTCGTTACCTTTGCCAATCCTCTCcagaaacaacaaacacaacagcagcagcagcaacaaccacaaacagcaacaactcaGCCACAACAGAATACAATTTATGAGGATCAGTATGATATACAAAGAATGCGGGAACTGGTTACAATGGCCAAATATGCAAGGTGTCGACAAAGATTCGCTGTGCCCGTGATCATGTACAGGGGCAAATATATATGCCGATCGGCCACATTGTCGGTCATGCCAGAGACATATGCCAACTATGCCTACAATTGCCTCAGCGGCGGCACCTATGCCCCGCCAAATGGTGATGAGAATGATGCGGACTCTACAGATGAATCTTTGATCAATCATATCAATGATCAAACGCAATTCAGTTACGACGAGGTGATCAAAAGTGACATTCAACTGCTCCATACCCTAAATGTATCCACCATAGTCGACTTAATGGTTGAGAATCGAAAGATCAAATATTTTATGGC TGTTTCCTCATCGGAGAAAGCCGATCCGAATAAACATTACAAGAGCTTCAATTTGCTATCCCTGCCCTACCCTGGTTGTGAATTCTTTAAGAAATTTCGCGACAACAACTACATGGCCAAGAATCTGCATTATAATTGGAAGCAGTCGTTCAATGATGCGAATATTAATATACCCAATTTGGGACCTGCTGCCGATATTGATATTATATGGCCAGAATATAGAGAATGGGATTTGGTTACCATAACTCAAAACTATTTACGTGCCACTCTCAAGTATATACAAGAGGATAATTCTGGACTACTGATTCACTGCATCAGTGGATGGGATCGCACTCCGCTATTTGTATCACTAGTCCGTCTGTCACTGTGGGCCGATGGACTTATCCATCAGTCATTAAATGCTCTGCAAATGGCCTATCTAACATTGGCCTACGATTGGTATTTATTCGGCCATCAACTGCCCGATCGCCTGAAACGTGGCGAAGATATTATGTTCTTTTGTTTCCATGTGCTAAAATTTATAACCGATGAGGAATTCAGCATAGTGGAGCACAGAAAAAGGACCAAGACATCAAGCAGTAGTGGGAGTAGTGTCATTGTCATTAAATCCGATTGCTGTGATGATGAGCCGCTCAAAGA AGATTATATTTTGGCCTTTGATCAAGATAGCAACGATAGCTACTCGAATTGTTCAAACTGTGATATGTCCATTACCGACAATTTTTATGCCACATCAGTGCCACAATCCACAGCCACTCCTGCAACAAATAATCCATTGACCAATCGTTCGCCAAATCCGAAACGTTCCCGCACTAGCCCTATTTCAGTGCCTGGATCGAATGCCCGCCAGCGACAAGAATCGACATCTTCGAACGGCAGTTGGCAAGTGGTCACCGATACGGGTTCAATAGATTCCATGATGAATGGCAGTTATATGATGCGATTTGTGTcccagcaacatcaacaacagcagcagcagcagcagcagcaaacctCCTTAGATGGCGTCAGCGGTGGCGGCGTCTCCTCTAACATTCCTATATGCAATGGCAGCAATGGCTATCATTGTAGCATATCCCATCATGGCAGTGGAAGTGGAAGCGGCAGTGGTGGCAGTGGGAGCAGCAATAGCATAACGCACGGTTTCGCAAATGGTTCCTCCAAAGATATTGGCGTCGGTGGCACTTCGATGGCCTCCAAGCAGTGCATCAATTT ACGCAAGCAACGTCTTAATGCTGTCCGCGCCATCTTCATTCAGGCATATGGAAAAACAATTGGACTGAAATTCAAAGAAGGCTCCTCCATGAACCTGGCCACCTTTATAGGAAACTTGGCGGATCAATTATTCTGA
- the LOC6652319 gene encoding glucose-induced degradation protein 8-A homolog has product MANEEKKFNWCDRMEGFPCRQREINQLVLNYLVREAYKETTQRFVIEAGIRKHPQLDSIEDRLLIRNAVRAGRVQYAVEVAKKLYPRLYETDNYMYFHMQQMQLIELIQERQADQASVQKNPNFTMQGHHQHPQHPQRLETICEDRTLALLANEKRQQEELFPGLENCEPKMMFLIKLILWAQNQLEDVGYVDYERLELEGGHLDELLRRSM; this is encoded by the exons ATGGCAAATGAGGAAAAGAAATTCAATTGGTGCGATCGCATGGAGGGTTTTCCATGTCGACAGAGGGAGATTAATCAGCTAGTGCTGAACTATTTGGTGAGAG AAGCTTACAAAGAGACTACTCAACGATTTGTGATTGAAGCTGGTATAAGGAAACATCCCCAATTGGATAGTATTGAGGATCGTTTGCTAATAAGAAACGCCGTACGGGCGGGGCGTGTTCAATATGCCGTGGAGGTGGCCAAAAAGCTATATCCCAGGCTATATGAGACAGacaattatatgtattttcatATGCAGCAAATGCAACTGATCGAGCTTATACAAGAACGCCAAGCGGATCAAGCCAGTGTCCAAAAGAATCCGAATTTCACTATGCAGGGTCATCATCAGCATCCTCAGCATCCTCAGCGATTGGAAACCATTTGTGAGGATCGTACTTTGGCCCTTTTGGCAAATGAGAAACGCCAGCAGGAAGAACTATTCCCAGGACTTGAGAATTGTGAGCCCAAAATGATGTTTCTCATCAAGTTGATATTGTGGGCCCAGAATCAGCTGGAGGATGTGGGGTATGTAGACTACGAACGTCTTGAATTGGAGGGGGGACATTTGGATGAATTATTGCGTCGATCGATGTAA
- the LOC6652317 gene encoding dynein light chain roadblock-type 2, producing the protein MLHGSEERPPRSLRYVEEAFAQIQKKKNIRDILILNDRGHPIKSTMDQDASVEFAGLFQALRGRLERGMKKIDAKDELVLMRVRTKSHEVLLTPDSKITIIVVQNAFDNFEKKIVGIDRHK; encoded by the exons ATGCTTCATGGTTCAGAAGAACGg CCACCTAGGTCTCTACGCTATGTCGAAGAAGCGTTTGCTCAAAtacagaagaagaaaaacattcGCGATATACTAATTTTGAACGATCGGGGACATCCAATAAAAAGCACTATGGATCAGGATGCATCTGTGGAGTTCGCAGGACTTTTTCAAGCCTTGCGAGGGAGGTTAGAGAGAGGAATGAAAAAAATAGATGCAAAAGACGAATTGGTATTAATGCGAGTACGCACCAAGAGTCATGAAGTTTTATTAACACCAGATTCGAAAATAACCATAATTGTGGTGCAGAATGCATTTgataattttgaaaagaaaattgtagGAATTGATAGGCATAAATAA
- the LOC6652316 gene encoding dynein light chain roadblock-type 2: protein MSQEVEETLKRIQSHKGVVGTIVVNNEGIPVKSTLDNTTTVQYAGLMSQLADKARSVVRDLDPSNDMTFLRVRSKKHEIMVAPDKDFILIVIQNPTD from the exons ATG TCGCAAGAAGTGGAGGAAACCTTAAAGCGTATTCAGAGTCATAAGGGTGTTGTTGGAACTATTGTCGTCAACAACGAAG GTATTCCGGTCAAGTCAACTCTGGACAATACAACAACTGTGCAATATGCTGGTCTTATGAGTCAGCTGGCCGATAAGGCTCGGAGTGTGGTTAGAGACCTGGATCCTTCTAACGACATGACATTTTTAAGGGTTCGGTCGAAAAAACATGAGATCATGGTAGCACCCGACAAGGATTTTATACTTATTGTCATACAAAATCCAACAGATTGA
- the LOC6652315 gene encoding probable basic-leucine zipper transcription factor Q, giving the protein MKTLVLSPDDLQNFNKFIYDPKSAAHLAASAGAIGAAAAAAAAVQQPAGAVQLVTGGVGVAAGGMGIGVMPTAVSTATTTSAATANNNLMALHYYLKHPGAPQPQMLATTTSSSHQQQLHHHHQQQQQQLLAQSQTQLKQLQLKQPTIHQHQQHISYHHPYYQQQQQQQQQSIQLSSNSHLQKTQSQTQHQQQLQQQQQQQSHHHLPVHALNQNSNFSAASSSTGGTASSHAPTLQSNGSSVSPNIISRVTPQVAQSTNPHSTSTTSNTTNIAAAANALLRAANPATCSSSSSSSSSSSASNSSATSTSSSAGSSNASSSTNCAKKLKTEPVLSQYNQTERLNFANTYIVWSEEHWRRVIFHDERRFNLDGPDGFSYYFHDLRNYERTLSQRPRGNSVYIYLVICVGGALHLEVTSAKQRPESCIEAILRERPNIVSKLGGSTEFVLQDHNWMSHALPTAQELLNAEGLKTQKWPTVAHDLNIMENIWGWLIREVFDGGRKFSRKDDLIFRIKEAWSRLPLDLITNLYSTLPERITELYYTQGVYTNC; this is encoded by the coding sequence ATGAAAACACTTGTTTTGAGTCCAGATGATTTGCAGAACTTTAACAAGTTCATTTATGATCCCAAGTCTGCCGCCCACCTGGCGGCCAGTGCTGGGGCCATAGGAGCGGCGGCTGCGGCCGCAGCTGCTGTGCAGCAACCAGCGGGAGCAGTGCAATTGGTCACAGGAGGCGTGGGCGTTGCAGCTGGTGGCATGGGCATTGGTGTGATGCCCACAGCAGTGTCCACTGCAACAACGACATCGGCAGCGACAGCAAATAATAATCTAATGGCACTGCATTACTATTTAAAGCATCCAGGAGCCCCACAACCACAAATGTTGGCCACCACAACATCATCGTCacatcagcagcagctccatcatcatcaccagcagcagcaacagcaactgtTGGCCCAATCCCAGACACAGCTGAAGCAACTGCAATTAAAACAGCCAACAAttcatcagcatcagcagcataTAAGCTATCATCATCCCTActatcagcagcagcaacagcagcagcagcagagcatTCAATTGTCCAGCAACTCGCATCTTCAGAAGACACAATCACAGACacagcatcaacagcaactccagcagcagcaacagcagcaatcgCATCATCATCTACCCGTGCACGCTTTGAATCAAAATTCCAATTTCTCTGCGGCCAGTTCAAGTACTGGCGGCACCGCCTCAAGTCATGCCCCCACCTTGCAATCGAATGGTTCCAGTGTGTCGCCCAACATTATATCAAGAGTCACGCCACAAGTGGCGCAATCGACAAATCCCCATTCGACAAGCACGACCAGCAATACAACCAATATAGCTGCTGCGGCAAATGCTTTGCTAAGAGCAGCAAATCCTGCCACCtgctcatcatcatcctcatcgtcGAGCTCCTCCTCGGCCTCCAATTCATCAGCAACGTCCACGAGCAGCTCGGCCGGCTCATCGAACGCTTCCAGTTCAACGAACTGTGCCAAGAAACTAAAAACGGAGCCAGTCCTCTCGCAATACAATCAAACGGAGCGTCTAAATTTCGCCAACACATACATTGTGTGGAGCGAGGAGCATTGGCGTCGCGTCATCTTTCACGATGAGCGTCGCTTCAATTTGGATGGTCCCGATGGTTTCTCCTATTACTTCCACGATCTAAGAAATTATGAGCGCACTCTTTCCCAGCGTCCGCGTGGCAATTCGGTCTACATTTACCTGGTGATCTGTGTGGGTGGAGCCCTGCATTTGGAGGTGACCTCAGCCAAACAGCGTCCCGAGTCCTGCATTGAGGCCATACTGCGTGAGCGTCCCAATATCGTTAGCAAATTGGGCGGCAGCACAGAGTTCGTGCTCCAGGATCACAATTGGATGTCACACGCACTGCCCACTGCCCAGGAATTGCTCAATGCCGAAGGCCTCAAGACCCAGAAATGGCCAACAGTTGCCCATGACTTGAATATAATGGAGAATATTTGGGGTTGGCTCATTCGCGAGGTTTTCGATGGTGGACGGAAATTCTCACGGAAAGATGATTTGATATTTCGCATTAAGGAGGCGTGGTCGCGATTACCACTTGATTTGATCACTAATCTATATAGCACACTGCCGGAAAGGATCACAGAATTGTACTACACACAAGGCGTCTATACGAATTGTTGA